The Helianthus annuus cultivar XRQ/B chromosome 15, HanXRQr2.0-SUNRISE, whole genome shotgun sequence genomic sequence agtgatcctctggtcctagagggttataccctattggctcttggacataatccgccgggttaaactgtcctacgaagaaaggtgaaggatcgccataagaacggtgcgaagcagatcgctgaagaggtataaaggatggttgagggttattgggattgttttccgaatctggtctgaaagaatggcggtatgagggtgttgagctatgcgaggtagaatgtctcgcaggttcaaaaaggtttcttcttcgtctctgtggttcttcactccttgtactggaaggagctcgcatgttcgaaggtccagcttcgtgatcattgtgagtaatgatcgttcctctgcctcttcctcctcttcctcgtctgattgcaggtggcatatttccttctttcaaaactttaaataacaataaacaataaaaagacaaactggaataacaaattcgaatttgtcctatgttcttgtctagactcaagtatgtgcaattgtgtaactgagaataaacacaaaggctagtgtttaattcactcagtgttggctctgataccaacctgtcacaccgcGATTTCCACGTGTCCCAcaggtgggcccggtgggggattaccttGACgcagttggcaacattatagtcaaaccacacaatatatatgaatgcacagcggaagcataaagataaatatatttcaactttatttgtaatatcaaagtatcaccattgttggaacaaaatccacaggggatcaaataataataaaatattgttcaacagacttcaggcatcttaagcttgcgagacttctaatgatgctaaggagaaatcccaaccaattacgcatagtacctgcatttagtctttttggggaaaatacgtcagtttacactggtaaatacattcaactgacacttttgtaaaatgtttaataaaattggtttaaatgcttaaggcacaaactctttataacttgggataatttataatcaaatcttgtaaagaattacatgttactatgcgttcggttgcccgggtcgtgccgggttaaagtttaatagacataccacatagcataaaaccgtggcgggtaaaccaacggctacacttttatagtcatggacataatgtcgggtgtacgcctacacccggatgtcaaggtcgtggccatttcgtaaaatgctgccaaggatatccgggacatggtcattaagcccccaaaggcgtaaagccaacaaaacaagtttttaaacgggtcacattgataatacccaactactaatgagttgaggtcaatttcccgaccaagcggtaatttaaataccgtaacccaagcccgtataacggaaaataagttaaaagtatttacctttgcaagtataattccttaattgaaataaattgcatatagcttttactggtctcctattctggaacgaaggtttaaattaacctattagaatcctaatgggtctttaatttagcggtagcttagaccggtcagtttcgacggatagatacggtttaatcgcgtgaaaggcgataaccgggaatggaatgtgattttgacccaacaagtttgaaaacttgttttataggggtataataatcacactctgtattttggggtcaaaataatatggtttgacccgtttcggctaatttatgtaaactagttacataagccgaaccgtgcgcgcaaaaggcgcaacgggtaaccgtaagagtcctacactgttttcctaagtatatatgccttaaagaggttgtggtatcagtaggataccttccgtaatgcccgtaacgagtttaagttcatattatgccccgtaggagtatttcggtctttttttaaagattataaaagaggtttctgagttctacaggaaatctgagtttcccgaacagtttataaagtctaaaatactttatttattatttaaaatcagtagcaactggaatcgggtcaaaagaccctgtagaactcaagttatggccgaaaagggcatatttggtatttaccgaaccgttgccataaccgcaggttatgagcaggttaaaaataattaaaaatctttaaaaatcccaaaatattattttacatcagtgagcaAAAGGtatggtgtcgaaatccgggtttagataggcgttatgctagttgcgctatttaattactaaagttccgtaattttcgctatttagcataactcatattctggacctcggattgatgtgaaattttagggacatgcttagaaattagtaaccaaggttatgatcctttcacatgtccgaaattctcgttttaaattaaaaagggcgttacggtcaacttttaagcatttaacggaaatgtgtaaaagactcggacaaacaacgaaccggtcacagaggtttataccatcatgtaacctggtcctaagagagtcctaaggcatatctatatcaaactttaacgggtcagaactgaagtcaaagcaaaagtcaaagcttttgcgaccttcggctccgaaccgggtcaaaacagaaaatggtcggatcaaacaagcttagactagtttatatacttattatcatgttttatgagtgttcaaacaggttacatatcatctacattacagattatgcaaaaAATCGCAAAataacatttctgttgactttttctaagcatgtttgactcgatatttgaactatttagagtggtgatcagggggtggccttttaagggtttaatgcccacatgaataccaacatataactacctttgattcggttaatcactggaccatttgtgattaaccgttaagtcaaccgttagttacgacggattgacttttaagctaaaagtaagcaaaaactaaaccacaaaaggTTGAAcaacttactgaagtcctatgcaagaTAAGAGAAGAGTAGggagtgttcttgagctccagatgtgatcaagaaGGCAGAACAAGGTGTGAGGAAACTTGTTTGcacaatgtggccttttataggtAATGAAGACccataagatcatcacaacatGGCCTACAAGGGTTCCTttatgatcaacaactgtcccatAGTGTTAGGgagtgattaggggtcgcccatatttCTGGAAGATCTTTACATTAATGATTTACCgttttaaacagccaacagccaactttctgtcgctgggcgtcgcttacggaccgtatggcatgggCCTTGctgtccgtaagcctgtggcggaaaatgttttaccctttcacccccttacggtccgtaaggctggacccttacggtccgtaagcgcttAACAGTggcaaaaaaattaacctttcaaggTTTGAATGGTCAACATAGAAATGAATAATTTTCTGGCTATCCTTTAACCCATACTTGAACAGATGTCTACCCCATTATGCATTATGGGTTTGCAAAAGGATGGGCTCATGAATAATCATTTGTATTGTATTATTTTCTTAGGATTTAGATTAGTAACTTGGCTCCTTTTGATAATTAGTAATGACCGGATTAAGATATATTAGATGCTTATAAATTTTGCAtagggtctcgggatttataatgacgaagtcgctcagaggcataaaattaacatgtcgacatattcgaaaatcctaccgcatatcttaattaaatccggtttatattatttttgtcgtattcgacacgtgtcatttatttattggacacaaaatttcgaggtgttacaatattGTTCAGTTTAGTAAACCATACTCATTTCAAACAAACCCGAGATAACCACCCGTTACTATCAAACAACTCACATACGCTTGTGCCATTCTTGGAGCTTAAGTTCTACTTTAAGAATGAGAACCCTAATTTTTCATCCTTCACATCTCCAAGACTTTTTGCCACTCATTTACCGTATTGATCTTTACCTAAATCCGTCCAAGATTCGAAATGTAAGCTTGTTGTGTCTTTGTGGGCTTATGCAAACAAGTTGAGGCTCCCTGAAATGGGTGCTAAATCAATTGAGGAAGTTTTTGAGAAATTTTGTGAAGGGGTAAGCTTGTATGGTCCGTTTTGGGATCACATGTTAGGTTATTGGCATGAAAGCTTAAAGAATCCTGACAAGATTTATTTTTTGACATATGAGAAGATGAAAGAGCAACCGGATCTTCATTTGAGGAGACTAGTTGATTTTTTGGGGTGCCCATTTTCACcaaaagaagaggaagaaaatATGGTTAGGGCTTTTTTGGAAATGTGTAGCTTTGATATTTTAAGTAATCTAACGGTGAACATGGAAGGGACGACTACATCTGGCATAAATTACAATGCATTTTTTCGAAATGGTAAAGTTGGTGACTGGAAAAACTATCTGACCATAGAAATGGTAAAGCGCCTTGACAAAATTTGTGAAGAAAAGTTAGAAGGTTCGGGTTTAAAGTTGTAGTTTCCTTTTGTGTGTTAATATTTCTTCAAATACATGATGCTTAATCTATGTCGTGTGATCTTGGATGCTATAAATCTATGTTAAATTTGTTTAATATGATATCTATGAAGTATTGTATTTTTTTCCCCAAAACACAAATATACATATGAGGTTCTTGATGAGTAAGTGCTACTAGTCACAACAAAACAAAGGGGTTTCAATGATTGATGCATCCATCGATGATGATAGGGAAAATTGTTAGTGATAGCATGCCGGAAAACGTGGAATGGATAATGCATTACCGAAGGGTTACTACACAAGAAATCATCAAAATCCCGATAATATTGGTGGGGTTGTTTTTTCAAGTGAAACTCCAGTGATTTATTGAAAGCGCATGATTTAATTAGGCCAAAGTGTTGGGAAATTAGAATAATGTGAATGAAAATTAATTTAGTGATAATTAATGGACTCTTTATGGtgacaaactcttgagtagagtttttatgtcactttattagcttttattagagttttatgtctctaataaatcacCAATTAAGAGTAACTCTTCACTACCCACATCTCTTGTAAAAAAAATGGTAGGCTATGTGCCTCATTGGAATGATGAGTAAactacaagaaaaaaaaaatatgcatGAAGAATTCTTGGAGAAGTGGTGAAGACTTGAATACCCATGTGTTGGATACTTAGAGAGATATGTTTTCTCTATTCAATTCATCACCTTCATATCATTATTTTtcacaagttttaacactataaTTTTATCCGGTTACACGTGTGGCCGTTTCCGGCAGTACATACTGCTTTGGCtattgtaccctgggaaacagacgcgtcatctttagtagaggcacgaaatctgttttaagggaagtgtgttgaacacgtgcctcaccCACAACCGTCAACATCAGTTTGTTCATTTTTGCAGCCAAGAAGGATCGGGCAAGGAGATGCGGTTCAAGTTTTCGTAAcagaaattgtacaagaagaCGCTTCTCAAGCTCTTGTCAAAGACAACGAATTGAATCGAtttgtttaaatatgttgtattTAACATTTAATTTTCTATGAATTTGTACACGGTACGGGTACTACATTTCTCAATGAATTGAATCGATTATGACCCATTTCCT encodes the following:
- the LOC110913574 gene encoding cytosolic sulfotransferase 1 gives rise to the protein MGAKSIEEVFEKFCEGVSLYGPFWDHMLGYWHESLKNPDKIYFLTYEKMKEQPDLHLRRLVDFLGCPFSPKEEEENMVRAFLEMCSFDILSNLTVNMEGTTTSGINYNAFFRNGKVGDWKNYLTIEMVKRLDKICEEKLEGSGLKL